Within Pantoea alfalfae, the genomic segment CCTGACGCCGCAACACTACCATATGCAGGCGGGCTACTTTACGCTGCATACCGGCACCGGTGAAAACCAGCACGCTTTTTCTCAGGCGCGCTTCACCTCAAAAGGGGTGAAATGGGTGGCGAGTCTGTGGGCAGGGCATCTCTCTGCTCAGCCTAAAGGTGCAGCTGCGTAACTTCACCTCTGGCTTTCCTGACGGTCGCCTGTACGCAACCGTGCCGACAGACGTGCAGATTAAAGGGCAGATATAAAAAAGGCCGCATCAGAGTGCGGCCTTTTTTGATCGTTCAGGGTCGATTAAGGGCGATTTACCAGCCTTTAATAGCATCACCTTTATAGACTTCTTCCGCTTTCGCCGCGACTTCCGGTGACTGCAGCGCAGACTTCAGCTTCTGAATTTTGTCGCTGTCTTTATTATCTTCACGTGATACCAGTGCATTGACGTAAGGCGACGAAGCACTTTCCATAAATAAACCATCGCGGTGCGCTGATAATCCAGCCTGAGCCGAGAAGTTGGTATTGATGATGGATAAAGAGACGTTCGGATCATCTAACGTGCGGGTCAGCTGTGGCGTGTCCACTTCAACAAGCTTCAGATTTTTTGGATTTTCGATGATATCCAGCGAGGTCGGTAAATAACCCACACCGTCTTTCAGTTTAATCAGACCCTGCGCCTGAAGTAACAGCAGGCTGCGTCCCAGTGTCGTCGCCTCGTTAGAGATCGTCACAGTAGCGCCATTCGGCAGTTCACTGATGTTTTTGATTTTGTGTGAATAGGCCGCAATCGGGAACACGAAAGTCTTACCTACCACCGCAAATTTATAGCCGCGCTCTTTCGACTGGTCTTCAAGATAAGGGAGGCTCTGGAAGGCGTTGGCATCAACCTCTTTGTTATTCAGTGCTTCGTTTGGCAGCACATAATCATTGAAGTTAAGGACTTCGACATCAAGCTTGTATTTATCTTTGGCAACCTGCTGTACGACCTGCCAGATTGCTTCATCCGGCCCGGTATTAATCGCGACTTTAACTTTGTTATCGTCGTCTTTAGAGCAGGC encodes:
- a CDS encoding MetQ/NlpA family ABC transporter substrate-binding protein, whose translation is MKGLFTALLASSVLLLSACSKDDDNKVKVAINTGPDEAIWQVVQQVAKDKYKLDVEVLNFNDYVLPNEALNNKEVDANAFQSLPYLEDQSKERGYKFAVVGKTFVFPIAAYSHKIKNISELPNGATVTISNEATTLGRSLLLLQAQGLIKLKDGVGYLPTSLDIIENPKNLKLVEVDTPQLTRTLDDPNVSLSIINTNFSAQAGLSAHRDGLFMESASSPYVNALVSREDNKDSDKIQKLKSALQSPEVAAKAEEVYKGDAIKGW